A window of Lycium ferocissimum isolate CSIRO_LF1 unplaced genomic scaffold, AGI_CSIRO_Lferr_CH_V1 ctg518, whole genome shotgun sequence contains these coding sequences:
- the LOC132044752 gene encoding uncharacterized protein LOC132044752 — MNSTAMASTTSLSLRPHCPSLPPSSSSSTFFSGGWSHNKFISVSFSSSSSQFNKKISARRLVVAAAADYYSTLGVPKSANNKEIKAAYRRLARQYHPDVNKEPNAPEKFKEIKDAYEVLSDDKKRALYDQYGEAGVKSSVGAQGGAGAYTTNPFDLFETFFGPSMSGFGMDGSGFGTRRRSTVTKGEDLRYDMTLEFSAAIFGAEKEFELSHLETCEVCAGTGAKVGSKMRVCSTCGGRGQVMRTEQTPFGMFSQVSVCPKCGGDGEMISEYCRKCSGEGRIRVKKDIKVKIPPGVSKGSILRVAGEGDAGPRGAPPGDLFVYLDIEEIPEIQRDGINLISTVSVGYLDAILGAVVKVKTVEGMADLQIPPGTQPGDVLVLARKGAPKLNRPSIRGDHLFTIKVGIPKRISVKERELLEDLASLNKASSTPRTKTRPTVQQTAKTTETPVSSDSTAAQTDESSEDQDDPLKKLTDFAGSVVNGALKWLRDNL; from the exons ATGAACTCTACGGCAATGGCCAGCACTACTTCTCTATCTCTCCGCCCCCATTGTCCCTCTCTTcctccttcttcctcttcttctactttcttctccGGTGGTTGGTCCCACAACAAGTTTATTTCcgtttccttttcttcttcttcctctcaaTTTAATAAGAAGATTTCAGCACGACGATTGGTGGTTGCTGCTGCAGCTGATTATTACTCCACACTTGGGGTCCCAAAATCCGCTAACAATAAAGAAATCAAGGCTGCTTATCGAAGGTTAGCTCGACAG TATCACCCTGATGTCAACAAGGAACCTAACGCACCAGAAAAGTTTAAGGAGATTAAAGATGCCTATGAG GTACTATCCGATGACAAGAAAAGAGCATTATATGATCAATATGGTGAAGCGGGGGTAAAAAGTTCTGTAGGGGCCCAAGGTGGTGCTGGTGCTTACACG ACAAATCCTTTTGATCTATTTGAGACATTCTTTGGCCCTTCTATGAGTGGTTTTGGAATGGATGGATCTGGATTTGGAACGCGCCGCCGCAGTACTGTTACCAAGGGTGAAGATCTACG TTACGACATGACATTAGAATTTTCAGCGGCTATCTTTGGAGCTGAAAAAGAATTCGAGCTTTCACATCTTGAAACTTGTGAAGTTTGTGCGGGAACTGGGGCAAAGGTAGGCTCCAAAATGAGGGTATGTTCAACATGTGGTGGCCGAGGTCAAGTTATGAGGACCGAACAAACACCTTTTGGCATGTTTTCACAG GTTTCTGTCTGCCCAAAGTGTGGTGGGGATGGTGAAATGATCTCTGAATATTGTCGTAAATGCTCAGGCGAGGGGCGGATACGAGTGAAGAAAGATATAAAAGTCAAGATACCCCCTGGAGTGAGCAAGGGCAGTATCCTCAGAGTTGCTGGTGAGGGTGATGCAGGTCCTAGGGG GGCCCCGCCTGGAGATCTCTTTGTCTATCTTGACATTGAAGAGATACCTGAGATCCAAAGAGATGGCATAAATCTAATTTCAACAGTTTCAGTTGGTTATCTAGATGCTATACTTGGGGCTGTTGTTAAG GTTAAAACAGTGGAAGGGATGGCCGATCTCCAGATTCCTCCAGGCACTCAACCTGGGGATGTGCTTGTCTTGGCAAGGAAAGGTGCACCGAAGCTGAATAGGCCATCAATACGTGGTGATCACTTGTTCACAATTAAAGTTGGCATACCAAAACGCATCAG TGTGAAGGAGCGTGAATTGCTTGAAGACCTTGCTTCTCTAAATAAGGCATCAAGCACTCCCCGTACAAAAACTCGCCCGACGGTTCAGCAAACTG CTAAAACTACAGAAACTCCAGTAAGTTCAGATTCAACTGCAGCACAAACTGATGAGTCATCAGAAGATCAAGATGATCCATTGAAGAAGTTAACAGATTTTGCTGG GTCTGTCGTAAATGGTGCACTAAAATGGTTAAGAGACAATTTGTAA
- the LOC132044753 gene encoding uncharacterized protein LOC132044753, with protein MSAILCGKRSFFEDLQSPSPTSASPPLSKKLRRFSSSPPPSNFIDQLRALFPDMDNQLIGNALEECGNDLDAAIKRLHELNLVYADAKTVTDGEMDNGEKPTNGPDVRSEGPPLQNNLPADGAEWVELLVREMMSATSVDDARARAAGVLESLEQSISVHAGAEAAQNVHKENMMLKEQIEAFLRENSILKRAVAIQHERQKEYDDRNQEVQQLKQIIAQYQEQIKTLEVNNYALTMHLRQAQQSNSIPGRFHPDIF; from the exons ATGTCTGCAATTTTGTGCGGCAAGAGATCTTTCTTCGAAGATTTACAATCGCCGTCGCCCACGTCAGCATCGCCGCCTCTTTCTAAGAAGCTTCGCCGTTTCTCGTCTTCGCCGCCGCCGTCGAATTTCATCGATCAGCTGAGAGCTTTGTTTCCTGATATGGACAATCAG CTTATTGGGAATGCTTTGGAAGAGTGCGGCAATGACTTGGATGCTGCTattaagaggttacatgagctTAACCTTGTGTATGCCGATGCAAAGACAGTTACTGATGGAGAGATGGATAATG GAGAAAAACCAACTAATGGGCCAGATGTTCGATCTGAAGGTCCTCCTCTCCAGAATAATCTTCCAGCTGATGGTGCAGAATGGGTGGAGTTGCTTGTCCGGGAAATGATGAGTGCTACAAGCGTAGATGATGCTAGGGCTCGTGCCGCAGGAGTGTTGGAGAGCCTGGAGCAGTCAATTAGTGTGCATGCTGGTGCAGAAGCAGCTCAAAATGTTCACAAG GAAAATATGATGCTGAAGGAGCAAATTGAAGCGTTTCTTAGAGAAAATTCCATTCTCAAACGTGCTGTTGCCATTCAACATGAACGGCAAAAAGAGTATGATGATAGAAACCAGGAAGTGCAGCAATTGAAGCAGATAATCGCTCAATATCAGGAACAAATAAAAACTCTTGAG GTGAATAATTATGCTTTGACAATGCACTTGCGCCAGGCTCAGCAAAGCAACTCTATTCCGGGACGCTTCCATCCAGACATCTTCTAG
- the LOC132044774 gene encoding uncharacterized protein LOC132044774, with translation MRIEGIFYFLEIFWNPSKIFREEFSCEKHGLWRREQRNRAAKLEKQLKTRWAVDGLIDEELNRFRAQYNKAIVPTKLRDVAQLIMPKWTPSPELATLTWLGDWRPSTILDLLQHLAHSSAFSKSLPDSVAIEVALPQLTNELRIEEAVIDEEMAEIQSNCILHLPFGPKMKAQKGENAMACIQSEFKKIHRVITKAQNLRLKAMEMAVKKVLSRTDAAEFLVAFAGIQDLVHQWATQHKLRTGPVSIRTKAPKSGSPLK, from the exons ATGAGGATTGAGGGGATTTTCTACTTCTTGGAAATTTTCTGGAACCCATCAAAGATTTTCA GAGAAGAGTTTTCTTGCGAAAAACATGGGCTATGGAGGCGTGAGCAGAGAAACAGAGCAGCCAAGCTAGAAAAACAGCTAAAAACAAGATGGGCCGTTGATGGGCTCATTGATGAAGAACTCAATCGTTTTCGGGCCCAATACAACAAGGCCATAGTCCCAACCAAACTCAGAGATGTGGCCCAATTAATCATGCCTAAATGGACTCCTTCACCAGAACTAGCCACATTGACTTGGTTAGGCGATTGGCGGCCCTCAACTATCTTGGACCTTCTTCAACACTTGGCCCACTCATCtgcattttcaaaatctttACCAGATTCAGTTGCTATTGAAGTGGCATTACCTCAATTGACAAATGAATTACGTATCGAAGAGGCGGTGATTGATGAGGAAATGGCTGAGATCCAGTCCAATTGTATATTGCATCTTCCATTTGGCCCAAAGATGAAGGCCCAAAAGGGTGAGAATGCAATGGCTTGTATCCAATCTGAGTTTAAAAAGATCCATAGGGTTATTACTAAGGCCCAAAATTTGAGGCTAAAGGCAATGGAAATGGCAGTGAAGAAAGTGTTAAGCAGAACAGATGCAGCAGAATTCTTGGTTGCTTTTGCTGGAATTCAAGACTTGGTTCACCAATGGGCTACACAACACAAATTGCGCACAGGCCCAGTTTCTATACGTACTAAAGCCCCGAAGTCTGGTAGCCCGCTGAAGTAG
- the LOC132044770 gene encoding uncharacterized protein LOC132044770: MEATAMRPNAIKFLATSTSISSLQPTNAAGVSFLVPKSVQLTSSSKTPMIARASDPRNDQANPSTDEPGLPFLPQEDLNFLVKLGVGSVAGGAVIKYGSVILPEITTPNISLALFMISAPMVVAVVLLFLQSRADS; this comes from the exons ATGGAAGCTACCGCAATGCGACCAAACGCTATCAAATTTCTGGCAACCTCAACCTCAATTTCGTCTCTTCAGCCAACAAATGCTGCCGGCGTTAGCTTCCTCGTACCAAAATCTGTCCAACTGACTTCCTCCTCTAAGACGCCCATGATTGCCCGAGCTTCCGACCCCAGAAATGACCAAGCAAATCCCAGCACTGATGAACCTGGCCTTCCTTTCCTACCCCAG GAGGATTTGAACTTCTTGGTGAAACTGGGAGTGGGTTCAGTTGCGGGAGGAGCAGTTATAAAATATGGAAGTGTGATTTTACCGGAGATAACAACACCAAATATTTCATTGGCTCTGTTTATGATATCAGCTCCAATGGTTGTTGCGGTTGTGCTCTTATTTTTGCAAAGTCGTGCAGATTCATAA
- the LOC132044771 gene encoding signal recognition particle subunit SRP54 1, producing the protein MVLAQLGGSISRALQQMSNATIIDEKVLNECLNEITRALLQADVQFKLVRDMTTNIKKIVNLEDLAAGHNKRRIIQQAVFNELCKILDPGKPAFTLKKGKPSVVMFVGLQGSGKTTTCTKYAYHHQKKGWKPALVCADTFRAGAFDQLKQNATKAKIPFYGSYTESDPVKIAVDGVETFKKENCDLIIVDTSGRHKQEAALFEEMRQVSEATKPDLVIFVMDSSIGQAAFDQAQAFRQSVAVGAVIITKMDGHAKGGGALSAVAATKSPVIFIGTGEHMDEFEVFDVKPFVSRLLGMGDLSGLVNKIQDVVPMDQQLELLQKLSEGQFTLRIMYEQFQNMLKMGPLEQVFSMLPGLSSEMMPQGREKESQAKFKRYMTMMDSVTDEELDSTNPKIMTESRIMRIARGSGRLVHEVMEMLEEYKRLAKIFSKVKGDMSSLSRNMNAQNMSKVLPPHILKQMGGMGGLQNIMKQMGGMGSAKDMMGMFGGGGE; encoded by the exons ATGGTGTTAGCACAATTAGGGGGGAGCATCTCGCGTGCTCTCCAGCAGATGAGCAATGCCACAATCATTGATGAAAAGGTCCTCAACGAATGCCTCAATGAAATCACACGTGCTCTTCTTCAGGCCGATGTTCAATTCAAACTTGTCCGTGATATGACAACGAATATCAAGAAGATTGTTAATCTTGAGGATCTTGCTGCTGGACATAACAAGCGTAGGATCATCCAAcag GCTGTGTTTAATGAGCTGTGCAAGATATTGGATCCTGGGAAGCCTGCATTTACACTGAAAAAGGGGAAACCTAGTGTTGTAATGTTTGTTGGTTTGCAAG GGTCTGGAAagactacaacatgtacaaaatATGCTTATCACCACCAGAAAAAGGGTTGGAAGCCGGCTCTAGTGTGCGCAGATACCTTCAGAGCTGGTGCTTTCGATCAATTGAAGCAGAATGCAACTAAAGCCAAAATTCCTTTTTATGGAAG CTATACAGAATCAGACCCGGTGAAAATAGCTGTGGACGGTGTGGAAACATTTAAGAAGGAAAATTGTGATCTAATAATTGTGGACACCAGTGGGCGCCACAAACAAGAAGCAGCTCTTTTTGAAGAAATGCGACAAGTTTCTGAAGCAACG AAACCGGATCTCGTGATATTTGTTATGGATAGTAGTATCGGACAAGCTGCTTTTGATCAAGCTCAAGCATTTCGACAAAGTGTTGCAGTTGGAGCCGTGATTATTACTAAGATGGATGGCCATGCTAAAGGAGGTGGCGCCCTAAGTGC AGTTGCTGCAACTAAAAGTCCGGTCATATTTATTGGAACTGGTGAACACATGGACGAGTTTGAAGTTTTTGATGTTAAACCATTTGTCAGTCGTCTTTTAG GCATGGGTGACTTGTCTGGATTGGTGAACAAGATACAGGATGTGGTCCCAATGGATCAACAGCTTGAGCTTCTTCAGAAGCTATCCGAAGGACAGTTTACCTTGAGGATTATGTACGAGCAATTTCAGAACATGCTTAAAATGGGTCCCCTTGAGCAG GTCTTCTCAATGCTACCGGGATTGAGTTCAGAGATGATGCCACAAGGTCGTGAAAAGGAAAGTCAGGCAAAATTTAAACGGTATATGACAATGATGGACTCCGTGACTGATGAAG AATTGGACAGTACCAACCCAAAGATTATGACTGAATCTCGAATCATGCGTATAGCTAGGGGATCTGGCCGCCTAGTGCATGAGGTGATGGAGATGTTGGAAGAATACAAACGACTTGCCAAGATATTCAGCAAGGTGAAGGGAGACATGAGCTCCCTGTCCAGAAACATGAATGCACAAAACATGAGCAAAGTCCTTCCCCCTCACATATTGAAGCAGATGGGTGGCATGGGTGGTTTGCAGAACATAATGAAGCAGATGGGTGGCATGGGTTCCGCCAAGGACATGATGGGTATGTTTGGTGGTGGAGGAGAGTAA